ttaaaatctacaatcatctcctttgttttagtcatgttcaaaatgagatgattgtttccacaccaggccataaagcggtccaccaccttcctgtactcagcttcttgtccatctctgatccaccccacgactgcagaatcatctgagtatttctgtagatgacaggagtctgtcttgtactggaagtctgaggtgtacagattgaaaaggaatggtgagagtacagtcccctgtggtgctcctgtgctgctgactacctggttagactcacaacccttcagtctcacaaactgtggtctgtttgtcaggtagtctttgatccaggagattgttgaggcctccacctgagtcttctggagtttctgacaaagcaaatcaggttggattgtattaaatgttctggagaaatcaaagaacatgatcctcatagtgctgctggctttgtccagatgacagtgggtttgttgaagcaggtgtatgatggcatcttcaactccaactccacagcgataagcaaactgaaggagatcctgatggtttactgtttgcttacttaggtgggccaacaggagtctctctaggaccttcatgatgtgagatgtcatggcaacaggtctatagtcattgaggactgatgggtgagttttctttgataccggaacaagacaggaggtcttccacaacaccggaaccttcttctgggccaggctaaggttgaagaggtgctgcagaatctcacagagctgctctgcacaggccttcgggactctagggctgacatgatctgaacctgcagccttattccgattcagtctctccagttgcctCTTCACCTGAcatcttgagacacacaggtggaaggaggaggcaaaggaagcatcagcatcttctgatatggttgaaggcaaacatgtagaagcagaagggtctagggctgaggtggaagataaaaaatgtgagatgttactggacagctgtgggtcctgtgggtcaaaggaaggtggaatgtctgtttggctgtgagcaggagaggaggatgtgaagcttgtttctgaactgaacccatTGAagaagtgtaccggagtcaaattctttgtttgtatgtacgaacttggcaataaagctgattctgaaattaCTATCAACAGATACCTTAACTtaagattttaaattaatttgatcTACTAATTCTATttgttaaaatcaaaaataaagttaaagttaatcAAAATACAGCTTATATACAGAAACTGTTGCAGTTACAAACACATTATAGCATGAAGGTACATTTAAGTAGTTTGTACGTGATTGATATTGCTCCAAAACATAGTTATAAGTACCCGGAATAAAGAGTCAGGATGTAGAAAAACAACTAACTTAATTTTAGATTCCATACAATGCACaatgtaattaaattaaaatgaacacaATTTTTCAAATGCTCTGCAAACAGTAGGGATGTGAATTTAACAAGGCTGACAGTTTGATGACATATGTCTGATTGAGAAATTAAATTGTCTGAAAACATGTTGCTGGGAAATAGTTTGGACCCCACTTTCATACCTTTAAAACTTCCCTGTAGAAAAAGATGGAACACAAATGTGAAGGATCTTACCCAGTGGCAACCAAAAGACgcaagaataaaaaacaattgatataaaatataaagtatCAAAACTAAGTCTAATAATATATATCACATTGACATTTTCATAATACCCAGCAACAATCAGggaaaaatcaaaacattttggCTTTTATGTCCCTGTGTGAAATTAGAGATGAACATCATTACCAACACCTAAAATGTAAAACTCTGAACTCACAATCACAGGTTTTAAATTTTCAAACTAGGGTTCTGTTGAGAGGTTATGAGCAGGTAATGTCTTACCTGCTGTGCATAACTCTTTTGGGAACTTTCGTTTTGTATTAGTATTAGGTGTTTGATGATAAATGAAGCTCTTGAGACAACATATAATGTTATGTTCGTGGCAATGAGAGAAAAAGATATTTGGAGGAAAACATAGAGTAAGAATTTCACAAAGCAGAAGCCCTGCTTTGAAGAATGTGTAACACGTGTAAAATGATAGTCCATACTTGTCTACaggtttttctctgtttctaaTGTACTCTAATGCTAAAAAAAAGAACTCACAAATGCACAGTTTTGtgtgcagaaataaaaagaaggGCATCTGTCTCTATTAGTGCTGCATGATAAGTAACAAATCTTTAGTTGGTAATATTATTGCAAAATAGGGTTATGATTGCAATTGCAATGTATACACATCCTAACATCAGCATCGTTGTGTTGATGTTGAGCCAGTGTGTGCATCTGATTTAATCTGCTGCAACTTCATCCTTTCGATCAGAATTTGAACTAATAATGTAACAAGAAGGGCTCTTAACTTAAAGGTAAACTTCACTAAAAACGCACCATCACTCAGATTGTTCGGTGGTGAAAGGTATGAGGCAGCACCGTTGTTTGTCATGTACAGACAGCGGTTATCATTCAATCAGCAACCTGTGCAGCCTACTGTTTTTTGCTGGTTGTATCTATTCCAAGGTATCATGGTCCCAAACATCGTCCTTCAGTGAGTTGCTTTGTCTCATTTTCCTCTGAAATCAAGGCATCTCCAGCACTTGTGGAAGTGTCTCCTGTTGGGTGAGAAGCAATCTTCTTCAGGAGGTTCTCAGATTGAAGCAGTTCCTGGGTCCAAGCATGACAGACATCTTCTATTCCTGAACCATTTCCTCCATACTCTGGAGGCAAAACATCTGGCAAGAAGAAGTCACTTAAAGTGTGGTGAAAGTCTGTACCGTGCATATGGACCTACAACAGAGAAAACATATTGTTTTACCATAAACCTCAGGAGACATCCACAGCAGATATTTGTGTGTAAACCAGAACATAAGAAAATAGTTCTTTGCTGCATGTGGTATAGTAAATCATTGTGTGAAAGAGAAATATGATGATGAGTCTCACCCTCTGCTTGATCTTATCTGGCAAAAAGGGCCGAATCATTGCAAACACTGGACGGAAGAACATTGGCTCATTGACCAGATGAATTCCTCTCACTTTTAGTGGAAAGGAGTCCTGAACAAAGGAATATAGAATCACATTAAGTGTTGCACACAATAATATTGTTAATCCAGTATTATTTATGTGTTTAATTTGTTCAACAGGAAAGGATAGAAAGGTTAGAATTGAGTCTTGGATGTCATTTTCATCCCATGTCACGTTCATACCGAAAGCACAGAGGATATCTTTCTGGCGAGGGAAGGGTTAATCTGCAGGGCATGGCCTAAACTCCACCCCTTTAGGTCAAATACTGCCTTAACACCTCGCCTCTGGGTTTCTGTCTCCCTGGAGATGATTTCCGATGTCATCAGGCTGACCCTGAACACCTGGAGGGCTGACCAGTCTTTTGGGTTCCATTGCCCTGTAGAAAGGACACAGTAGGATTTTGGATAAACCTTAATGCCAATAGATgagaggctgggtacaccctggacagttcaccagtccatcacatatCAACACAAAGGCACAAAAACATGCGTACATACACTCACCTAATGACAAAAGAGAGTGGACAAAAACCTAACATGCATTATTTTGAAGAGTGCGAGGAAGTTGGTGTAGCTGAAGAAACCTCTTGTGAGATACACCTCATACACCCACAGAGGACTCTGTGGGTGTATGAGGTGTATCTCACACTAAATGGCCCTGGCTGATATTTGTGCTGTTGTACCATGCTGCCTTAAACAAACATTCCTTAACTGGTCCAATGTCAGTAGGTAGTGGCGCCCCTTGAAGTTGGACACATGCTACATCCTGTTAGTCCTCTCCTGTAACAGGTTGGActgaaaatgttgtattttattttatttgttttaaccttgtcctgtccggcagagtagcactcagaattgttgtttgAATGCCAAGAAACTGCATATGTTGTAACTTGCTCTTTGAGGTCAGTCAGATAAGCACTTGATCACAGTGTACATCTGAGCTGCTCCCACAAATGTTTGTTTGCTAAGATCAGGGATCAGCCTGGCCACGGATCAGCCTGGTCAAGGATCAGCCTGGTCAAGGATCAGCCTGGCCACGGATCAGCCTGGTCAGGGATCAGCCCGACCGCGGATCAGCCTGGCCACCAGCCTGGCCACGAATCAGCCTGGCCACGGATCAGCCTTGTCAAGGATCAGCCTGGCCACGGATCAGCCTGGCCACGGATCAGCCTGGTCAAGGCTCAGCCTGGTCAAGGATCAGCCTGACTGCGGATCAGCCTGGCCACCAGCCTGGCCACGGATCAGCCTGGCCACTGATCTTGCATAGACATGTCTTTGCAAGATCCTATTGAGGTCCTGGTTACTTGTGTTAACcttattttcattaaatttcCAACTTGGACTCAGTTttcattaaaacattattttttatcttctttgGTTTTGCTTTCCCTGCCTGCGTTGGGTCCTCTCACCACACCAACAACAACATCCCACACAGTTGTAGCTTCAGTCCAACAACAGGTCTCGAATGTTAATGCAATGGGACAGAGAACCAATAGCACAGCTCAATTACATTGTGGAATAACACATGTTAAAAAACGGATGGCAGGCGCAGATATCATCAGGTTGTGAAATGATCCTTCTTCGGTGTGGTCTGTCATATGGAACCAGAACCTTTATGATCTGTGTAGTTGTCATCAGGTACTTGCTGGTTTCCAAAGTCAGGCCAGTGTGACATCTTTATGCCTCATACCCTGGgtgatttcacaaaaacaaaatcacctgACACAAAATATCTGTTAACAGCTATTAGTTGTGAACTCTACCAATCCAGGCTTTATAGAAGCGGATGTGTGACAGAAGACGGAAGAAGagtgacaggaaaaaaaaccttacttgaaagaaagccatgttTGCCAGAAGATATGTAGGTGACaccacaaacatgtggaaggggTGCTTTAGTCAGATCAGACCAGAATTTTACCATTTGGCCTTTGTGCAAAACTTTtgttatggaaaataaatattacacaTCACCCAGAACACAAGATCTGCCTGGTAACATGGTGGTTGCAGCATCAACTCTTTCTGGAGGacactttttctctgtctcccgcacccctcccatatctgccctgcttcagctctgtgtcttgtcttctttttggagcctcttcttgcatatcttccaaattcgtagttatggatttggtcagctggtctctcaatgcaactgatcaaattttctcgacgagaagacagggtgaaggagagcccaacttgtccggactggacatttttctctagatacacaatggactcctggcagaagtggaggattctgtgtttgtcgataatgtcagtcgaggatgtgaaagatatgtatataattggatgtttgatatcaggatttctgctttttggagccagcggttacctggcatatcgagagaTTCacagaatgtcagcagctgttctggcaactgtgaggctgcctggtatgtgtgatgggatcttcagggcgatcaacacTCTGTCTCAGTCTGCaacagactgagatgttacgtgagctgaatcgcagactggatgtgatccttaggatcgcaggcaggttgcggttcctggactcaggggtgaaatgggataaatcttggagaatgTTGTTCGCTCAGATcgggcgaaagaccaggaatttgactGTTTGGATTCcccattgagaagcaccagcgagactctcaaggctgacgaaaaattaagagtcagcctaacccaaataattattgtttttctgaatctggctcccctgcacggccttgatggctggctatcttcaacttctcctggaagttatgtaaacatgacgctctgctccctctgcccccctcccttccctgaggacatctgtggacctgctcagaacttggccgtttgatgtacattccaacgaaccatcaaggacaatggcctctgggacagtgcttcatggacttacttgcacacactcactcgcacacacacacaca
This genomic interval from Girardinichthys multiradiatus isolate DD_20200921_A chromosome 6, DD_fGirMul_XY1, whole genome shotgun sequence contains the following:
- the ttpa gene encoding alpha-tocopherol transfer protein, translating into MNGSQLTELPDDSEHLRPYLVNLRRAALQADELSAVGTFSDCFLIRFLRARDFDLALSLKLLLNYLHWRKESPEISTCLSPLSVFGLLKTSYHAVLPQRDRAGSRVLIYRIGQWNPKDWSALQVFRVSLMTSEIISRETETQRRGVKAVFDLKGWSLGHALQINPSLARKISSVLSDSFPLKVRGIHLVNEPMFFRPVFAMIRPFLPDKIKQRVHMHGTDFHHTLSDFFLPDVLPPEYGGNGSGIEDVCHAWTQELLQSENLLKKIASHPTGDTSTSAGDALISEENETKQLTEGRCLGP